The DNA segment GTGGACACAGAGTCACGCAATCGGAAAAAGCGCTCCCGGTAGTCAGTTTGTGTTACGGACTCAACCGTTTGGCGGCCGGCGCGTTTCGCCACTGTATCAGACTCGGGCGGCGGTGAGATCGTCTGTCTTCGACTCGGTCGACGTATCGATCCACGATGATCGAGGTCCAAATTTGTGAGAAGTGAGATCCAATGGCGCTGCAATTTTCACAGCAACGGGACACCGCCGGTTTCAGTCCGATCGTTTCATTTCAACCGAGACCAATAAATTTATTATGTATTAATATCTACAAGCAATTGTGTATGGGAGTTGGTAACGGGGATGTGTGTCCCGAGTGTGGCGGGCGGCTCCGACGTGAGGAGATCGAAATTTGCTGTGAGGAGTGTGGCCTCGTCGTCGGCGAGGACGCCATCGATCGCGGACCCGAGTGGCGGTCGTTCGAAGACGGTCCGGATCGGCGACGGACTGGCGCCCCGCTGACCAGATCCCGCCACGACCGCGGCCTCTCGACGGAGATCGGGTACGAGGCACGCGGTCGCATCACCGGGCGAAAACGCCGCCAGCTCGCGCGGATGCGCCGCGAGCACGACCGGGCGCGGATCGCGACGAAGGCCGAACGCAATCGCGTCTCCGGGTTTTCGAACATCGCCGGGCTCGTCGACCGACTCTCCCTGCCGCTGGACGCCCGGGATCAGGCCTGCTGTCTCTTCGAATCCGCGCAGAACGAGAAGCTCCTCCAGGGGCGATCGGTCGAGGGGTTCGTCGCCGCCTGCGTCTACGCCGTCGCCAGAACGCTCGGCGTTCCGCGGACGATGGACGAGGTCGTCGCCCAGGCGGACGCCACCGCCGACGAACTGCAAGCCGCCTACGGTGCACTGAATCGCGAGCTCGACGTCCCGACAGGGCCGATCGAACCCGCGTCGTACCTCCCACGCTTCGCCTCGGAACTCGACCTGACGATCGACGAGGAACGACTCGCGAAGGAGTTCGTCGATCGGCTCGCGGAGACCGGCGCCATCTGTGGGCGCAACCCCAGCGGCGTCGCCGCCGCCTGCCTGTACGAGGCGGCGAAGCGACGGGACCGTCCGATCACCCAGGCCGACGCCGGCGACGTTGCCGACGTCGCCCCCGTCACGATTCGCAAGACCACCCAGGCGCTCGCCGAGCTATAGACCGATCACACCCGATCGCTCAGCCGACCACAACGGCTTTTTCAGTGCCATACGAACGGTGTACCATGCGCCGGTCCGACGCCAGCCTGATCGAACCCCTCATTCCGGTGATCGCCGTCGCGACGCTGCCGATCGGAGCCCTCGCACTCATCTTTCTGGATTCGTCGATCGGGATCGCCGTCTTCATCGTCGGCTGGTTCCTGCTCGTTCCCCTCCTCAGCGTGCTCTCCGGACACACCGACGAGGAGTGGGACACCGAATCGGGAGCGCGAACGGTCGACGACTCCAGCGAGCGACAAGATCCGCTCGAGACGCTCCGTGAGCGCTACGCCCGCGGCGAGATCGACGAAGCCGAGTTCGAACGACGCGTCGACGACCTGCTCGAAACCGACGCGACGGAACCGGATAGTCGCGTCCCCGATCGCTCGCGGGATCGGAACGTGGACGTAGAATAGTGCGGCCGTAGGTGGACGGACGAGCGCTACGTCGTCCGCAGGTGGTCCGTCTTGGGCTCGTAGACCTCGCCTTTCTGCTTGAGTTTCTCGATCTCGTGTTCGGCCTTCGACTCGTCCATGCCGATCTCGCCGGCGCGTTCTACGACGACGTCGATGGGGGCGCCGTCGTCGTACTCCTCCTCGACGTCGGCGATGAGCGCCTTGATGTTCTTGATTCGGTCGCGCTGGGACTTCGAGGTGCCGGCCTCGACGATGTCGGCGTCGAACTCGCCCGTCTCGGGGTCGACACCGATGTCCTGCAGACACGCGCGCGTTATCTCGATGATACGCTCGGCGTCGTCACGGCTGACGGTGTCGGAGAGGCGGATTCGCGCGCTGGCCTCCGCCAGTCGGACGAGCGCCTCGAGCTGGCGGGCGGTGACCGGGACCGGGGCATCCTCGTCGACACCCTTCGAACGGAGGTCGACGTAAAATTGCTGGATGGCCTCGCGGGCCTCCTCGGTCATCCGCGGGTGGCAGTTCTGCTTCGCGTAGGCGACGTACTTCCGGAGGAGGTCGGCGTCGATCGCCGGATCCACCGACGCGGTCATCTCGTCGATCTCCTCCGTACTGACGTCGGGCGAGGTCATCTCGGCCTGCTGGGTGGTCAACTCGCCGGCGTAGTTCGTCCGTAAGATGTGTTCCGCGAGGTTGGCGTCCTTCTCCTCGTCGGGCTGGTCCGTGACCGTGAAGATGAGGTCGAATCGCGAGATGAGCGCCGGTTCGAGGTCGATCTGCTCGCCGATCGGTTCGTACTGGTCGAACCGGCCGTACTTCGGGTTCGCCGCGCCCAGCAGCGAACAGCGAGATTTTAAGGTTGCATTGATCCCTGCTTTGGAAATCGAAATTTTTTGCTGTTCTAGTGCCTCGTGCATGGCCGACCGGTCCTCGGAATTGTGAACGACGATACCGTTCGCGACGAAGTTGTGCGTCCCCTCGACCGTGAGATCGTAGACACGGGGACGGTCCCGACGGTCGAGTTCGGCGAGGAGTTCGTCGATATTCCGTCGTTTCTCATCGATCAGTCGGACGCACGTGCGCTTTACTTCCTCGAAGTTGTTCACGTCTACAGCGCCAGAGAACCAGCGGGAGACGGTCGACCCATCGACCCCTACCTCACGAGCTACCGCCTGAAACGAGATATTGTATCGTTCGAGTTCCGAACGGAGCGATGTCCAGTCTGTCGCCTCGATCGGCTCGTTCACGAGAGACCGCGCCCGGGAGACCGCCTCAGCCGTTTCACGAACGTCGACGAGATCGGCGAGTCGCGACTTACAGACGTCGATCATCGTATCGCGGTGGTCTCGCGAGTCGATCTGTTGCACAGAATCGATACGTCGCCACTTGACGTCGGCTTCGATCAGTTGTTGGAGTGGCGAAAGATCGACAGCACGGACC comes from the Halovivax cerinus genome and includes:
- a CDS encoding transcription initiation factor IIB; translation: MGVGNGDVCPECGGRLRREEIEICCEECGLVVGEDAIDRGPEWRSFEDGPDRRRTGAPLTRSRHDRGLSTEIGYEARGRITGRKRRQLARMRREHDRARIATKAERNRVSGFSNIAGLVDRLSLPLDARDQACCLFESAQNEKLLQGRSVEGFVAACVYAVARTLGVPRTMDEVVAQADATADELQAAYGALNRELDVPTGPIEPASYLPRFASELDLTIDEERLAKEFVDRLAETGAICGRNPSGVAAACLYEAAKRRDRPITQADAGDVADVAPVTIRKTTQALAEL
- a CDS encoding SHOCT domain-containing protein; translated protein: MRRSDASLIEPLIPVIAVATLPIGALALIFLDSSIGIAVFIVGWFLLVPLLSVLSGHTDEEWDTESGARTVDDSSERQDPLETLRERYARGEIDEAEFERRVDDLLETDATEPDSRVPDRSRDRNVDVE